TGTGTAGAGGTCAGCACGGTACTGAGGTGGGGGTGACGGGCCCGGCCTCGGCCCCGGGGGCTGGATCCCGCGCTGCCGCCACCGTGCGAACGGATCGGCCGGCGCGGGTGCCGTTCGCGGGTTGAGCCTCAGTGCGACAGACGGTCCAGGTGCGCCCGGCGCACCTCGGCCGTCTGTCCCTGCACCAGCAGGAACATCCCCTCGCGCGCCAGCCGTTGGGCCCGGCTGCCCAGGTCCATGGACCGGCCGCCTCCGCTCACGATCGCGGCGGTCGTGGCGGCGCGCATCAGGTCGTAGGCACGCATCTTCAGCGCCAATCGCTCCTCGATCCGCTCGTGCGGCACCGGGTGGTCCCAGAGGGCGTACGCCTGCCGCCGCACTTCGTCGAGCCGGGTGCGCAGGGAGCGCGCCGTCTCCTCGGCGTCCGGGGCGCCGTCCAACAGGTCGAGCGCCGCGTACGCGACCCCGAAGACGGCCGGGGAGGCATTGGTGGGCCGGGGCAGGTCGACCAGGGCGAACTTCTCCCGCGGGGTGCGCAGCACGACGGCGTCCTCAGGCAGCCACAGCCCGTCCAGCTCCAGCGACACCGTGCGCGCGGCGGTGAGCGCGGCGAGCCGCATCGGTGCCGACGGGCTCAGCCCCGGCTGTTCGCGCGCTTCCGTGAAGGCGAAGACCACCTCCTCCTGTGGAGAGACGCCCGCGAGCACCATCAAGTCGTTCAGGCCCCAGCCCGTGTACCACGGCACCGTGCCGTCGAAGCGCCATCCGCCGCGCTCGGCCGTGACCCGCACGGGGACCCGGGGGAAGGAACGGACATGGGCGTAGGCGATCCCGGCCAGCAACTCTCCCGTCGCCAGCGGACCCAGCAACCGCTCCCGTGCGGGGAGGTCGGACGACGCCAGCAGCTTCACCGGTGTGTAGTGCTGCGTCAGCACGAACCACGTGGCGCAGCACGCCCCGGCGAGGATCTCCGCGGTCTCCCGGGCCACGGTGCTCGGCGCGGCCGCACCGCCGTACTCCGTCGGTGCGTTCAGCCCGAGCAGCCCCGACGCCTTGACCGCCTCGATGTGGCTCGTGGGCATCCCCTCCTGGTCGATCCGGTCGGCGTGCGGGGCGAGCAGCTCCTGGGCGAGCCGGCGGGCGCGGGAGACGAGGGGGTGCGGCGGGGCGGTCATCGAAGGAATCTCCCGGTTCGTCGTGTCGGGTGTCGATCCGGCGGCCTGCCGTTCGTGCAGGCAGTGAGAGGCCGGCCGGGGAGGACACATCATGAAGTACTACCTGCTCAGCGTCGTGCAACCGGGCGAGGGCGTGCCGCCCGGGCCTGAGGGCGTGGCACGGATCAACCGCGACCTGGAGATCTTCCACCGGGAGCTGCGCGAGGCCGGCTCCTGGGTTCTCGTCGGCGGCACGGTCCGGAGACGGCCACCGGGCTGCGCCCCTCCGACGGCGCCGCCCTGATCACCTCGCGCTCGCCACCCAGGTGCAGGTCGCGCTCACCCCGCGCCTGCTCGGCGGGGCTGCCTTCCACAGGAGTTGGTGCGGGACGCCGGGATGTGACAGGGCGACGTTTTCACCGGGTGGCAACCTCTACTGCTGATGCCCGTTCGCAGGGCATGGTGTCATGCACCTGACCATCATTGGATCGAAGGGCGACATCATGCGAACCCCCCATGCCCTGCTCGCCGCGACCACCGCGCTGGCAGCCGCGGTCGTGGCTCCCCCGTCCCCCGCGTCCGCCGCGGTCCCCGCCGCCGGCGCCTACTACGTCCAGAGCGCCACTACCGGACTCGACGCGGCCGACAACGGGGGAGCCGTCGAGCAGCACAACCCCAAGGGCAACGAGGACCACCAGCAGTGGAACCTGAGAGCGAGCGGGTCCTCGTACGTGCTGGAAAGCACCGACACCGCGGGCAGTTGCCTCGGTCGCTCCGGCGACCAGGCCCGCACCGTGGCGTGCACGAGCACCGACGCGGTCTGGGACATCACGCCGACCGGCGGTGACCAGTACACCCTCAAGGCCCCCGGAACCGAGCGCTATCTGACCGTCGCCGCCAAGCCGTCCGGCGCCAACTACCCCGCACCGCTGGTCATCGGCTCCTCGGGCGGCCTCGCCTCCTGGTACCTCACCCCGGTCACGTCGCCCACCGGCCCCATGCCGTCCGCGGACCAGCGCACCCTCGACCAGGTCACGTTCCTCACCGCGCACAACGCGTACGCCAACGGCGTCGACGGCGGCTTCGCCCCGCCCTTCGTGAACCTGGTGCCCAACCAGACGCGTGGCATCAACCAGCAACTCACCGACGGCGTCCGGGGCTTCATGCTGGACATCCACCAGACCTCCGACGGTGCGATCCTCTGCCACAACAGCTGCACACTCGTCAGCCGTCCCGTAGCCCTGTGGGTGGACGTCCAGCGCATCGTGGACTTCCTCAAGGCGCACCCCGATCAGTTCATCACCGTCTTCCTGGAGGACTACGTCGACCCGGGCGTCCTGCGCGGCGAACTGGCCCGGGTCACCGGCCTGTCGGACGTGCTCTACCGGCCCGACCGGACGGGGGTCAAACAGAACGGCTGGCCGAAGCTGGCCGATCTGATCGCCGCCGATCACCGGTTGCTGATCTTCACCGACCACAGCCGCTCCTCGGACGAGGCCGCCGGACTCACCCGCGACAGCTTCGGTGTGATGTACCAGAAGGACTGGACGGTGGAGAACTACTGGTCCATGGGCTCGGGCCTCGGCTCCTCCAACTGGTCTTGCTACAGCCGCTGGTACGACGCGAACACCAACATTCCGCTGACCCGCACCGAATCCGGCTTCCGCCCGCTGTTCGTCATGAACCACTTCCGTGACGCGACGATCGCGTCCACGGCGCAGACGGACAACACCAAACTCGCCGACCGCGCCCAGCGGTTCTGCCAGCCCGCCGCCCGCAAGAAGCCCAACTACCTTGCGGTCGACCGCTATGACCTCGGCGACCCGGCGTCCGCGGTGAACACCCTGAACACCTACACGTATCCGTAAAGCGCCTGCGTCGGTGGACGAGGTCTGCACATGATCACCGGATGACCTCACAGACGATCACCGCGGACGCCGCGGGCACCTGGAAACTCGGCGACCTGTCCGTCCGCCGCATCGGCTTCGGCGCGATGCGGCTGACGGGCAGCGCCGCCTTCCACCACGGGACACCGAGCGACCGCGATCGGTCGATCGCCGTGCTGCGCAGGGCGGTCGAGCTCGGTGTCGACCACATCGACACGGCCGCCTTCTATTTCTCGTCGCTGCGCTCCGCGAACGAGCTGATCAACAGCGCGCTGGCGCCGTACGCGGACGACCTGGTCATCGCCACGAAGGTGGGCCCGTTCCGCGACTACTCGGGGGAGTGGGGCACCTGGGCCCGCCCCGACCAACTGCGCGGCCACGTCGAGGAGAACCTGCGTCAGCTCGGCCGCGACCACCTGGACCTGGTCTACCTGCGCAAGTCGCCGCGGTGGGACTCCATCGCCGAGCGCTTCGGCGCTCTCGCCGAGCTGCGGGAGGCGGGCCTGATCCGCCACCTGGGCATCTCCGGCGTCGAGCCTCGGCACCTGGCCGAGGCGCAGGCGATCGCGCCGGTGGTGAGCGTGCAGAACAACTACGGGCTGCACGCCCCCGACCCGCAGACGGACGACCTCCTGCGGATCTGTGGCGAGCAGGGCATCGCGTTCGTGCCGTTCTACGCGATCGCGGGGAAGGGCGGCGAGCGGGGCACGAGCGGCGACGTGGATGCGGAGATCCTCGCGATCGCCCGGGCCCACGACGCGACCCCCGCTCAGGTCCGGCTCGCGTGGACGCTCCAGCAGGGCCCGCATGTCCTGGCCATCCCGGGCACCGGCAACCCGGACCACCTCCTCGAGAACGTGGCCGCGGGCGCGCTGCGGCTGACGGACGAGGAGATGGCCCGCCTG
The Streptomyces sp. CGMCC 4.7035 DNA segment above includes these coding regions:
- a CDS encoding RICIN domain-containing protein; its protein translation is MRTPHALLAATTALAAAVVAPPSPASAAVPAAGAYYVQSATTGLDAADNGGAVEQHNPKGNEDHQQWNLRASGSSYVLESTDTAGSCLGRSGDQARTVACTSTDAVWDITPTGGDQYTLKAPGTERYLTVAAKPSGANYPAPLVIGSSGGLASWYLTPVTSPTGPMPSADQRTLDQVTFLTAHNAYANGVDGGFAPPFVNLVPNQTRGINQQLTDGVRGFMLDIHQTSDGAILCHNSCTLVSRPVALWVDVQRIVDFLKAHPDQFITVFLEDYVDPGVLRGELARVTGLSDVLYRPDRTGVKQNGWPKLADLIAADHRLLIFTDHSRSSDEAAGLTRDSFGVMYQKDWTVENYWSMGSGLGSSNWSCYSRWYDANTNIPLTRTESGFRPLFVMNHFRDATIASTAQTDNTKLADRAQRFCQPAARKKPNYLAVDRYDLGDPASAVNTLNTYTYP
- a CDS encoding aldo/keto reductase, with the translated sequence MTSQTITADAAGTWKLGDLSVRRIGFGAMRLTGSAAFHHGTPSDRDRSIAVLRRAVELGVDHIDTAAFYFSSLRSANELINSALAPYADDLVIATKVGPFRDYSGEWGTWARPDQLRGHVEENLRQLGRDHLDLVYLRKSPRWDSIAERFGALAELREAGLIRHLGISGVEPRHLAEAQAIAPVVSVQNNYGLHAPDPQTDDLLRICGEQGIAFVPFYAIAGKGGERGTSGDVDAEILAIARAHDATPAQVRLAWTLQQGPHVLAIPGTGNPDHLLENVAAGALRLTDEEMARLDARRRHAE
- a CDS encoding acyl-CoA dehydrogenase family protein — its product is MTAPPHPLVSRARRLAQELLAPHADRIDQEGMPTSHIEAVKASGLLGLNAPTEYGGAAAPSTVARETAEILAGACCATWFVLTQHYTPVKLLASSDLPARERLLGPLATGELLAGIAYAHVRSFPRVPVRVTAERGGWRFDGTVPWYTGWGLNDLMVLAGVSPQEEVVFAFTEAREQPGLSPSAPMRLAALTAARTVSLELDGLWLPEDAVVLRTPREKFALVDLPRPTNASPAVFGVAYAALDLLDGAPDAEETARSLRTRLDEVRRQAYALWDHPVPHERIEERLALKMRAYDLMRAATTAAIVSGGGRSMDLGSRAQRLAREGMFLLVQGQTAEVRRAHLDRLSH